From Deltaproteobacteria bacterium, the proteins below share one genomic window:
- a CDS encoding site-specific integrase: MRLFERNGIWYVQVRRGQKISLKTSDRKVAESAFRKMQKEALEGRLFQLDKSARIPLRQWGEEYLKSRGHLADGTLKKDRMVLGLLGDVIGHDIAIKAVTKAKLDEFVRACLARGVSKPGLNSYLRHIRACLNAAEEAGYLEKPVKTKMVREPSRYPGILSPEQIAQVIAYAEIHDPEMARIIRFAVWTGCRRVEIIGLRWEHVKGDLVHIIGKGDKERHVPLLSGALEAMGDVKHIGPVFWQVHPDVVTHHFKDIARACGMENVHFHNLRHSSATQMLSSGIPLHMVQEVLGHSSIATTQIYAKVLKETLTKEMQKLKW; the protein is encoded by the coding sequence ATGAGACTTTTTGAACGAAACGGCATATGGTACGTCCAGGTTCGCAGAGGCCAGAAAATCAGCCTCAAAACCTCGGACCGCAAGGTGGCAGAGTCCGCCTTCCGCAAGATGCAAAAAGAGGCTCTTGAGGGTCGTTTGTTCCAGTTGGACAAATCCGCCCGCATCCCCCTCCGGCAATGGGGAGAGGAATATCTCAAAAGCCGGGGGCACTTGGCTGACGGCACCCTCAAAAAAGACCGTATGGTCCTGGGGCTTTTGGGCGATGTGATCGGCCACGACATCGCAATTAAAGCTGTGACTAAAGCGAAACTGGACGAGTTCGTCCGCGCATGTCTCGCCCGTGGCGTATCCAAGCCAGGACTCAACTCCTATCTCCGCCACATCAGGGCCTGCCTCAATGCCGCCGAGGAGGCAGGGTACCTGGAAAAGCCCGTCAAGACCAAGATGGTCAGGGAGCCTTCCAGGTATCCAGGCATCCTGTCCCCGGAGCAAATCGCACAGGTAATCGCCTATGCCGAAATCCATGACCCGGAGATGGCCCGCATAATCCGTTTCGCCGTGTGGACCGGCTGTCGTCGCGTGGAAATCATCGGGCTGCGGTGGGAGCACGTTAAAGGAGACCTTGTCCATATTATAGGCAAAGGCGACAAGGAGCGGCACGTACCTCTGCTGTCAGGGGCGCTGGAAGCGATGGGAGATGTCAAGCATATCGGCCCGGTCTTCTGGCAGGTTCACCCGGATGTTGTCACCCATCATTTTAAAGACATTGCCCGCGCCTGTGGCATGGAAAACGTCCATTTCCACAATTTAAGGCACAGCTCAGCCACACAGATGCTTTCTTCCGGGATTCCGCTCCACATGGTCCAGGAAGTTTTGGGCCATTCCAGCATCGCAACGACACAAATTTACGCCAAGGTTTTAAAGGAGACTTTGACCAAGGAGATGCAGAAACTCAAGTGGTGA
- a CDS encoding DUF4403 family protein → MKNFSKRRHFGRHPYLFHILAIFLAVALSGCAKSIEPIRPREFQSPALPPPQASVANMAISIPIDVLKALLESKVPQKFRESGVVSKQISIGTGAGGLTDIWPIDGVFKDDIKVATVSAKWRADVRRGDLTISVDDNRVSIGTRLKGSITAEKAGIRETADVIADLSAISSIAVTPDWRLCTNTVGDFLAQKAEFKLFGLIPVSCQGLLEGKVKPKWNEALARFDLEVPEKVQLRPQAERIWEMCRKPLLLAKSPETWLVITPNHFSYSGFGQDGDAVRILVGLNALVSTFVGPCPADREVGPLPPLQKGEVKPGFVINAPVKLHYGQAREIAGKVLVGRKYKVKKNVTVTLSGIDIYGNGPALVVRADFLARSPGMAFDTKGSVFLTGKLRFSPETYRLWVEELDYDLDTYNLLVKTADYLLHDDFVKSIQGELNWDIRAEVAKRLSMLNRHLVNLRIKDGIALSAQLDQADITYLATASDGILATVAFKGKSSLTFSALPQ, encoded by the coding sequence ATGAAAAATTTTTCAAAACGTCGGCATTTTGGCCGTCATCCATATTTATTCCATATACTTGCGATTTTTCTGGCAGTGGCGCTTTCGGGCTGCGCCAAAAGCATCGAGCCTATAAGGCCGCGCGAATTTCAGTCCCCGGCGCTTCCGCCGCCCCAGGCTTCCGTGGCCAACATGGCCATTTCCATCCCCATCGATGTCTTAAAGGCTCTCCTGGAAAGCAAGGTCCCACAGAAGTTCAGGGAGTCCGGGGTGGTTTCCAAACAGATAAGCATCGGCACCGGGGCTGGCGGCCTGACAGATATTTGGCCCATAGACGGGGTTTTCAAGGATGACATAAAAGTGGCGACGGTCAGCGCCAAATGGAGGGCCGATGTAAGGCGGGGCGATTTGACGATATCGGTGGATGACAACCGGGTTTCCATCGGAACCAGGCTAAAGGGCTCCATCACTGCGGAAAAGGCGGGTATCCGCGAAACTGCAGACGTTATCGCGGACCTTTCGGCAATCTCGTCAATCGCCGTCACGCCGGACTGGCGGCTTTGCACGAACACGGTCGGGGATTTCCTCGCCCAAAAAGCCGAGTTCAAACTTTTCGGCCTGATCCCGGTTAGCTGCCAGGGGCTTCTGGAAGGAAAGGTGAAGCCCAAATGGAACGAGGCGCTCGCCAGATTCGACCTGGAAGTTCCGGAAAAGGTGCAACTGAGGCCGCAGGCCGAAAGAATCTGGGAGATGTGCCGCAAACCCCTTCTGCTGGCAAAAAGCCCGGAGACCTGGCTGGTCATAACGCCGAATCATTTCAGCTACTCCGGTTTCGGCCAGGATGGGGACGCGGTCAGAATCCTTGTGGGCTTGAACGCGTTGGTCTCGACCTTTGTGGGGCCATGCCCGGCAGACCGGGAAGTCGGCCCCCTGCCACCTCTTCAAAAGGGCGAGGTAAAGCCCGGTTTCGTGATTAACGCGCCGGTCAAGCTCCACTACGGCCAGGCGCGGGAAATAGCGGGCAAGGTGTTGGTCGGGCGAAAGTACAAGGTAAAAAAGAACGTTACGGTGACGCTCTCCGGCATCGACATTTACGGCAACGGCCCGGCGCTCGTGGTGCGCGCAGATTTCCTCGCCCGTTCGCCCGGAATGGCCTTCGATACCAAGGGAAGCGTGTTCCTTACCGGCAAGCTGCGCTTCAGCCCGGAAACGTACCGGCTCTGGGTGGAGGAGCTCGACTACGACCTTGATACCTATAATCTTCTGGTCAAGACCGCCGATTACCTTCTGCATGATGATTTTGTGAAAAGCATACAGGGTGAACTCAACTGGGACATCAGGGCGGAGGTTGCGAAACGGCTTTCGATGCTCAACAGGCATCTGGTAAACTTGCGCATCAAAGACGGCATCGCTCTATCGGCTCAACTGGATCAGGCCGACATCACATATCTTGCAACGGCATCGGACGGCATTCTGGCCACTGTTGCGTTCAAGGGCAAATCATCGCTCACCTTCAGCGCTCTGCCGCAATAA